In Gallus gallus isolate bGalGal1 chromosome 8, bGalGal1.mat.broiler.GRCg7b, whole genome shotgun sequence, one DNA window encodes the following:
- the CC2D1A gene encoding coiled-coil and C2 domain-containing protein 1B, whose product MDHIEKMAAECMKDLNDDEGEAEDEDLEKDTDLLAELQEVLGVEDEMGSCEDETITMEQSLAEAENEQPELQPQTTSLPAVTSELQQTIEKRILNYRTAISNAKDLGESAKLRRYERGLKTLETMLAAVKRGKKINEEEVPPPVATGKSSSHVSQATGAEQENSGDSVGVPPESSAESCVSDQQKTSREAKQHLELESLQSHAASSPTLETDLHSSDTREILLKRQKEYKLAALKAKQQGDLEKAKEYMKIGKKFNVVLEALDNGQPIDLQNMPPSPQDLESLGNVQNTSKQKVPASVGSSQNLAALESQTQEASASLQEPKTVLEALQQRLEKYKSAAAQAKASGDDRKGRMHERIAKQYQDAIRAHKAGRKVNFSELPVPPGFPPLPGIAAPNGDRTIAAVLENASKLAGMEDNDEEDENELLTQAPVAKKPAQLPGKPTQVVKPITVPSAVAEEESSPECVKQVTSPSSPDKAESMDHLPPAAREQLELLENRKKQYMKAAIKAKKENNLEQAKMYLRTAKTFDLKIEEAKCGKLVDISKLPSPPTDEEGGFIFIHHEDVRLSQKADEVYTQLIKLLKDQHEKCLQYSKQFMHLGNVAETTRFEKLAQGCKKDMDILQLARAQGMDPPSHHFEERTFKMIRIFSELNSTEMHLLIVRGINLPAPPGVAPKDLDAFVKFEFHYPSTEQPQKSKTPVISNNNCPEYNQLFKLNINRNHRGFRRAIRSKGIKFEVYHKGSFFRSDKHVGTAHLKLDKLESECEVREIIEIFDGRKPTGGKLEVKVRLREPLSGQDLQTVTENWLVLEH is encoded by the exons AGAATTGCAAGAAGTTCTGGGGGTGGAAGATGAGATGGGAAGCTGTGAGGATGAAACAATAACAATGGAGCAGTCCTTggctgaagcagaaaatgaacaacCTGAACTGCAGCCACAG aCCACCTCACTTCCTGCTGTTACCAGTGAGCTGCAACAGACAATAGAGAAGAGAATTCTTAACTATAGGACGGCAATTTCTAACGCAAAGGACTTGGGTGAGAGTGCCAAGCTACGCCGGTACGAAAGAGGCCTTAAG ACGCTGGAAACTATGCTGGCTGCAGTGAAGAGAGGCAAAAAAATCAATGAGGAAGAAGTGCCACCTCCTGTTGCAACAGGAAAAAGCTCTTCTCACGTATCTCAAGccacaggagcagagcaggaaaattCAGGAGATTCAGTTGGTGTCCCaccagagagcagtgctgagtCTTGTGTAAGTGATCAGCAGAAGACCTCACgtgaagcaaagcagcaccTGGAATTGGAATCTCTACAGAGTCATGCTGCTTCTAGTCCTACCCTGGAAACAG atcTCCATAGCAGCGACACACGAGAAATACTACTTAAGAGGCAGAAGGAATATAAATTAGCAGCTCTGAAAGCCAAGCAGCAAGGGGACCTGGAGAAGGCAAAGGAATACATGAAGATAGGCAAG AAATTTAATGTGGTCTTGGAAGCTCTGGACAATGGACAACCAATAGACCTCCAGAACATGCCTCCATCTCCTCAGG ATCTTGAAAGCTTAGGAAATGTACAAAATACATCCAAGCAAAAGGTACCAGCTTCAGTGGGAAGTTCTCAGAATCTTGCAGCACTCGAATCCCAAACCCAAGAAGCTTCAG CTTCCCTGCAGGAGCCAAAAACAGTGCTGGAAGCGTTGCAGCAAAGGCTTGAAAAGTAcaagtcagcagcagcacaagctaAAGCAAGTGGGGATGATCGGAAAGGCAGAATGCACGAGAGGATAGCCAAG CAATACCAGGATGCCATAAGAGCCCataaagcagggagaaaagtCAACTTTTCTGAGCTACCTGTTCCTCCTG GATTTCCCCCTCTTCCTGGTATTGCAGCACCAAATGGTGACAGAACTATAGCCGCTGTTCTGGAAAATGCCAGCAAGCTGGCAGGCATGGAGGACAATGATGAAGAGGATGAG AATGAACTTCTGACACAGGCCCCAGTTGCCAAGAAGCCTGCTCAGCTGCCTGGAAAGCCGACTCAGGTTGTTAAGCCAATTACAGTGCCATCTGCTGTAGCTGAGGAGGAAAGCTCTCCTGAGTGTGTGAAACAAGTTACATCGCCCTCCAGCCCGGACAAGGCAGAGTCAATGGATCATCTTCCTCCAGCTG CTAGGGAACAGCTGGAACTtctggagaacagaaagaagcaatACATGAAGGCAGCCatcaaagcaaagaaggaaaataacctTGAACAGGCTAAGATGTATCTCAGAACAGCTAAGACCTTTGACCTAAAGATTGAGGAAGCAAAATGTGGCAAACTTGTTGACATTTCCAAG CTGCCATCACCCCCTACAGATGAAGAAGGTGGTTTTATCTTTATACACCATGAAGATGTCAGACTATCCCAGAAAGCAGATGAGGTATACACACAGCTCATAAAGCTGCTGAAGGACCAACATGAG AAATGTTTGCAGTATTCCAAGCAGTTTATGCATCTGGGAAATGTAGCTGAAACGACTCG GTTTGAGAAGCTGGCACAAGGGTGTAAAAAGGACATGGACATCCTGCAGCTTGCACGAGCACAAGGAATGGATCCTCCAAGCCATCACTTTGAGGAGAGAACTTTTAAGATGATAAG gatATTTTCTGAGCtcaacagcacagaaatgcacCTTCTTATTGTCAGGGGGATAAACCTACCAGCTCCACCAG GTGTGGCACCAAAAGATTTGGATGCGTTTGTGAAGTTTGAATTTCATTACCCGAGCAcg GAGCAGCCTCAAAAGAGTAAAACGCCTGTAATTAGCAATAACAACTGTCCAG AATACAACCAGTTGTTCAAGTTGAACATCAACCGAAATCACAGAGGTTTCCGACGAGCAATTCGGTCCAAAGGAATTAAATTTGAAGTATATCACAAAGG GTCCTTTTTCAGAAGTGACAAGCATGTGGGAACGGCACACCTGAAACTGGACAAGCTGGAGTCAGAATGTGAAGTTAGAGAGATCATTGAG ATAtttgatggcagaaaacccaCTGGAGGGAAACTGGAAGTAAAAGTGAGACTCAGGGAGCCCCTCAGTGGTCAGGATCTTCAAACAGTTACAGAAAACTGGCTGGTCCTTGAGCACTAG